The stretch of DNA GCGAGCTGCTGGGCCGGGTGCGCGAGACGGCGCTGGGCGCGTACGCGCACCAGGAGGTGCCGTTCGAGCGGCTGGTGGACGAGCTGGACGTGGAGCGCAGCCTGGGCCACACGCCGCTCTTCCAGGTGCTCTTCACCCTCCAGACCGAGGACGGGCGGGGCGACGGACCGCCCTCGCCGGGCGGGCCGCGGATGGAGCAGCTGGCCACGGCGAGCGGGACGGCCAAGTTCGACCTGGACCTGGGGATGGTCGACGACGGGGGGCTCCTCTTCGGCAGGCTGGAGTACCGCGCCGGGCTGTTCGAGCCGGCCACCGTCGAGCGGATGCTGGGCCACCTGCGGGTGCTGCTGGGCGAGATGGCGTCCGGCCCGGAGCGGCGGCTCTCCGAGCTGGAGCTGCTCCCCGCGGCCGAGCGGCGGCTGGTGGTGGAAGAGTGGAACGCGACCGCGGCCGCGGTGCCGGCCGGCGCCGTGTACGAGCTCTTCGAGGCGCAGGCCGCGCGCACGCCCGACGCCGCGGCGCTCGTCTCCCGCGCAGGCGAGACGCTCACCTACGCGGAGCTGGACGCGCGGGCGAACCGGCTCGCCCGCCACCTGCGCGGGCTGGGCGTCGCTCCCGACGTGCGGGTGGGGATCTGCCTGGAGCGCGGGGTGGAGATGGTGGTCTCCACCCTGGCCGTCCTCAAGGCGGGCGGGGCGTACGTCCCGCTGGACCCGGCGTACCCGGCCGAGCGGCTGGCGTACATGCTGGAGGACTCCGCCGCGGCGGTGCTGCTGACGGACTCGCGCCTGGCCGGGCAGCTCCCCCCGCACGGCGCGGAAGCCGTGCTCCTGGACCGGGTGGCGGACGAGATCGGACGCCAGCCGGCGGAGCCGCCGCGGGTGGAGGTGCATCCGGAGAACCTGGGGTACGTGATCTACACCTCCGGCTCCACCGGGCGGCCGAAGGGAGTGGCCCTGCCGCAGGCGGCGCTGGTGAACCTGGTCGAGTGGCTGCGCGGCGCGCTCCCGGGCGGCGCGCGGACGCTGCAGTTCGCCTCGCTCAGCTTCGACGTGCACTTCGAGGACATGTTCTCCGCGTGGAGCACGGGCGGGGCGGTCTTCCTGATCACCGAGGACGAGCAGAAGGACGCCGTCGCGCTCGCGCGGGTGCTGGAGAGCGCCGGGATCGAGCAGGCGATGTTCCCCGTCGTCATGCTGCAGCAGGCGGCCGAGGAGGCGGAGGCGCGCGGGCAGTCCCTGCCGTCGCTGCGCGAGGTGATGGTGGCCGGCGAGCAGCTGCACGTCACCCCCGCCGTCGTCCGCCTCTTCCAGGCGCTCCCCGGGCGCCGGCTGCACAACCACTACGGCCCCTCCGAGACGCACGTCGTCACCGCGCACACGCTGGCGGGGGACCCCGCGTCCTGGCCCAGCCATCCGCCGATCGGCCGGCCGATCTCCAATACTCGAATCTACCTGCTGGATGCAGCGCTCAAGCCGGTGCCGATCGGCGTCCCCGGCGAGCTCTACATCGGCGGCGTCGCCCTGGCGCGGGGGTACCTGAACCGGCCGGCGCTGACGGCGGAGCGCTTCGTCCCCGACCCGCTGGCCGCCGCGCCCGGCGCGCGCCTCTACCGCACGGGAGACCTGGCCCGCTGGCGGGTGGACGGGGAGATCGAGTACCTGGGCCGCGCCGACCACCAGGTGAAGATCCGCGGCTTCCGCGTGGAGCCCGGCGAGGTGGAGTCGCTGCTCGGCCGCCACCCCGGCGTGCGCGAGGTGGTGGTGACGGCGCGCGAGGACCGTCCCGGCGAGAAGCGGCTGGTGGCGTACCTGGTGCCGTCCGCCGATGCGCCGCCCTCCGCGGGCGAGCTGCGGGGCTGGCTGCGCGAGCGGGTGCCGGAGTACCTGGTCCCCTCCGCGTTCGTGGCGCTGGAGGCGCTGCCGCTCACGCCCACGCGCAAGGTGGACCGCAGGGCGCTCCCGGCCCCCGAGGCGCACGAGGAGGAGGCCCGGGCGTACGTGGCCCCGCGCACGGCCGCCGAGGAGGTGCTGGCGGAGATCTGGAGCGCGGTGCTCGGCGTGGAGCGGGTGGGGGTGGAGGACAACTTCTTCGAGCTGGGCGGGCACTCGCTGTCGGCCACCCGCATGGTCTCGCGGGTGCGCGGCGCGTTCGGGGTGGAGCTGCCGCTGCGCGCGGTCTTCGAGGCGCAGACGGTGCGCGCGCTCGCCGCACGCGTGGAGGCGCTCCGGAGCGGCGGGGCGGCGCTGGACGCGCCGCCGGTGGTGCCCGTGCCGCGCGACGGCGAGCTGCCGCTCTCCTTCGCGCAGCAGCGGCTGTGGTTCATCGACCAGCTGGAGCCGGGGAGCGCGGCCTACAACCTCTCGGTGGCGCTGCGGCTCGGGGGCGGGGTGGACGCCGCCGGGCTGGCGTGGGCGTTCACGGAGGTGGCGCGGCGCCACGAGGTGCTGCGCACCACCTTCGGCATGGGCGCGGACGGCGAGCCGGTGCAGGTGATCCACGCGCCCGCGCCGGTGCGGCTCCCGGTGGTGGACCTCTCCGCGGTGGACGCGGCGGAGCGCGAGAGCGTCGTCGCGCGGCTGGCGAACGAGGAGGCGGCGCGTCCCTTCGACCTGGCGCGCGGGCCGGTGCTGCGCTGCACGCTGCTGCGTCTCGGCGACGCGGATTCGGTGCTGCTCTTCACCATGCACCACATCGCCAGCGACGGCTGGTCGATGGAGATCCTGCAGCGCGAGGTGACGGCGCTCTACGGCGCTTACCTGCGCGGGGAAGACGCTCGCCTCCCCGACCTGCCGGTGCAGTACGCGGACTACGCGGTGTGGCAGCGGCGGTGGCTGGAGGGCGAGGTGCTGGACCGCCAGGTGGCGTACTGGCGGCGGCGGCTGGCCGGGGCGCCCGCCGTGCTGGAGCTGCCCGTCGACCGCCCGCGTCCCGCGGTGGCGGACGCGCGCGGCGCGAGCCGCGGCTTCGCGCTCTCGCCGGAGCTGTCGCGCGCGCTGCGCGAGCTCGGCCGGCGCGAGGGCGCCACGCTCTACATGACGCTGCTGGCCGCGTGGCAGGCGCTGCTGGGGCGCTACGGCGGGCAGGCCGACGTGGTGGTGGGCACGCCGGTGGCCGGGCGCACGCGGCTGGAGACGGAGGGGCTGATCGGCTTCTTCGTCAACACGCTCGTCGTCCGGACGCGGCTGGAGGGCGACCCCACCTTCCGCGAGGTGCTGGCGCGCGTGCGCGAGGGCGTGCTGGAGGCGCAGGCGCACCAGGACGTCCCCTTCGAGCGGCTGGTCGACGAGCTGGACGTGGAGCGCAGCCTCTCGCACACGCCGCTCTTCCAGGTGCTCTTCACCTTCGCGCAGCAGACGCTCGGCGAGGGCGGCGGGCCGCGGCTGGGCGAGGCGGACGCCGCCCCGCCCCCCTCCGACAGCGGGACGGTGAAGTTCGACCTCACGCTGGGGATGAGCGACCTCGGCGAGCAGGTCGCGGGTGCGCTCGCCTACCGCGCCGAGCTGTTCGACGCCGCCACGGCCGAGCGGATGACCGGCCACCTGGTGCGCCTGCTGGAACGGGCGGCGGCCGACCCCGACGCCCGCCTGTCGGAGATCGACCTGCTGGACGAGGCCGGGCGGGCGCGGGTGGTCGAGGAGTGGAACGCGACGCGGCGGGACCTCGGCGCCGACGTGTGCCTGCACGCGCTGTTCGCGGCGCAGGCGGCGCGCACGCCCGCCGCGGTCGCCCTCGTCTTCGCGGGCGGGCGGCTGACGTACGCGGAGCTGGACGCGCGCGCCAACCAGCTCGCGCACCACCTGCGGCGCCACGGGGTCGGGCCCGAGGTGCGCGTCGGCGTGTGCGCCGAGCGCTCGCCGGAGCTGGTGATCGCGCTGCTGGGCGTCCTCAAGGCCGGCGGCGCCTACGTGCCCGTCGATCCCGCGAACCCGGCGGAGCGCCTCGCCTACATGCTGGAGGATTCCGGCGTTCCCGTCGTGCTCACGCTGGACAGGCACCTGGACCGCCTGCCGCCGCTCGCCGCGCGGACGCTCCGCCTGGACACCGACTGGGGCGAGGTCGCCGGGGAGCCGGAGAGCGCGCCGGAGGTGGGGGTGACGCCGGACCACCTGGCGTACGTGATCTACACCTCGGGCTCGACGGGCCGGCCCAAGGGCGCGATGAACGCGCACCACGGCATCGTCAACCGGCTGCGCTGGGGACAGGAGGAGTACGGGCTGGGCGCGGACGACGCGGTGCTGCAGAAGACGCCGGTCACCTTCGACGTGTCGGGGTGGGAGCTCTTCTGGCCGCTGATCGTGGGCGCGCGGCTGGTGCTGGCGCGCCCCGAGGGGCACCGCGACCCGGCGTACCTGACGGAGGTGATCGAGCGCGAGGGGGTGACGGTGGTGCACTTCGTCCCCCCGATGCTGCGGGCCTTCCTGGAGGCCGGCGACCCGGCACGCTGCGGGAGCGTGCGGAGGGTGTTCTGCAGCGGCGAGGCGCTCGGGCGGGACCTGGTGGAGCGGACGATGGAGGCGTTCCCCGGCGTGGAGCTGCACAACCTGTACGGCCCCACCGAGGCGGCCATCGAGGTGACGTACCACGCGTGCGCCCGCGGCGGCGGCGCGGTGCCGATCGGCCGCCCGGTGGCGAACACGCGGATGTACGTGCTGGACCCGGCGGGCCGCCCGCAGCCGCAGGGGGTGCCGGGCGAGCTCTTCATCGGCGGCGTGCAGGTGGGGCGCGGCTACCTGGGGCGGCCGGCGCTCACGGCCGGGACGTTCGTGCCGGACCCGTACTCGCCGGGGGCGCGGCTGTACCGCACGGGCGACCGCGCGCGCTGGCTCTCCACGGGCGAGCTGGAGTACCTGGGGCGCATCGACTTCCAGGTGAAGGTGCGCGGCTTCCGCATCGAGCTGGGCGAGATCGAGAGCGTGCTCCTGGAGCATCCGGCGGTGCGGGCGGCGGTGGCGGTGGCGCGCGAGGACGGGACCGGGGAGAAGTGGCTGGCCGCCTACGTGGTGGCCGACGCGTGGCCGGGCGCGCAGGCGCTCAGGGCGCACCTCGCGGCGCGGCTCCCCGAGTACATGGTGCCGGGCGCCATCGTGCCGCTGGACGCGCTGCCGCTCAGCCCGAACGGGAAGGTCGACCGGCGGGCGCTGCCGGCCCCCACGCGCGAGGCGGCCCGCGCCGGGTCGTACGCCGCGCCCCGCACGACCGCCGAGGAGGTGCTGGCGGAGATCTGGAGCGAGCTGCTGGGGCTGGAGCGGGCCGGGGTGGAGGACAACTTCTTCGCGCTGGGCGGCCACTCGCTGGTGGCCACCCGCATGGTCTCGCGGGTGCGCCAGGCGTTCGGGGTGGAGCTGCCGCTGCGCGCGGTCTTCGAGGCGCAGACGGTGCGCGCGCTGGCCGGGCGCGTCGAGGCGCTCCGGAGCGGCGGGGCGACGCCCGAGGCGCCGCCGGTCGTCCCCGTGCCGCGCGGCGGCGAGCTGCCGCTCTCGTTCGCGCAGCAGCGGCTGTGGTTCATCGACCGGCTGGAGCCGGGGAGCGCGGCGTATAACCTCCCGGTCGCCCTGCGCCTGCGGGGCGGGCTGGACGCCGCCGGGCTGGCGTGGGCGCTCACGGAGGTGGTGCGGCGCCACGAGGTGCTGCGCACCACCTTCGGCGCCGGCGCCGACGGGGAGGCGGTGCAGGTGGTCCACGCGCCGGCGCCGGTGCGGCTGCCCGTGGTGGACCTCTCCGGGGTCGGCGCGGCGGAGCGGGAAGCGCTCGTCGAGCGCCTGGAGAACGAGGAGGCGGCGCGTCCCTTCGACCTGGCGCGCGGGCCGGTGCTGCGCTGCACCCTCCTTCGCCTCGGCGACGCGGAGTCGGTGGTGCTCTTCACCATGCACCACATCGCCAGCGACGGCTGGTCGATGGAGATCCTGCAGCGCGAGGTGACGGCGCTCTACGACGCCTACCTGCGCGGGGAAGACGCCCGCCTCCCCGACCTGCCGGTGCAGTACGCGGACTACGCGGTGTGGCAGCGGCGGTGGCTGGAGGGCGAGGTGCTGGACCGCCAGGTGGCGTACTGGCGCCGGCGGCTGGACGGGGCGCCGGCCGTGCTGGAGCTGCCCGCCGACCGTCCGCGCCCGGCGGTGGCGAGCCGGCGCGGCGCGAGCCACGGCTTCGCGCTCTCGCCGGAGCTGTCGCAGGGCCTGCGGGAGCTCTCCCGCCGCGAGGGCGCCACGCTCTTCATGACGCTGCTGGCCGCGTGGCAGGCGCTCCTCGGCCGCCACGGCGCGGGCGAGGACGTGGTGGTGGGGACCCCGATCGCCGGGCGCACGCGGCTGGAGACGGAGAACCTGATCGGCTTCTTCGTCAACACGCTGGTGATCCGCACCGGGCTGGAGGGCGATCCGGCGTTCCGGGAGGTGGTGGGGCGGGTGCGCGAGGGCGTGCTGGAGGCGCAGGCGCACCAGGACGTCCCCTTCGAGCGGCTGGTGGACGAGCTGGCGGCGGAGCGCAGCCTCTCGCACACGCCGCTCTTCCAGGTGCTCTTCACGCTCGAGCAGGCGGCGCGCGCGGACGACGAGGGGCTGCGGCTGGGCGGGACGGAGATCGACGCCGCCGCCTCCGCCAGCGGGACGGCGAAGTTCGACCTCACCCTGAGGATGGGCGACGCCGGCGAGCAGCTGGTGGGCTCCCTGGAGTACCGGACGGAGCTGTTCGACCCGTCCACGGCCGGGCGGCTGGTGGAGCGCCTGGTGCGCCTGCTGGAGCGGGCGGCGGCCGACCCCGACGTCCGGCTGTCGGAGATCGACCTGCTGGACGAAGCCGAGCGGCGGCGGGTGCTGGAGGAGTGGAACGCGGCGGACGCGGAGCTCCCCGAGCGCACCCTCCACGCGCTGTTCGAGGCGCAGGCGGCGGCCACGCCCGCGGCGCCGGCCGTCGAGTTCGCGGGCGAGGCGCTGACCTACGCCGGGCTGGACGCGCGGGCCGGCCGGCTGGCGCGGAGGCTCCGCGGGATGGGGGTGGGCCCGGACACGGTCGTGGCGCTGTGCGTGGAGCGGTCGCTGGAGCTCCCGGCGGCGCTGCTGGGGGTGCTGAAGGCGGGCGGCGCGTACCTGCCGCTCGATCCGTCGTATCCCCCGGACCGGCTGCGCTACATGCTGGAGGACTCGGGCGCCCGCGTCCTGGTGACCCAGCGCGCGCTGCGGGACCGGCTGGACGGCGTGCTCGCGGCCGCGGGCGGGGCGGTGCTCTGCCTTGACGCGGACGAGCCGGGCGAAGCGGACTCGTTCGAGGCGGACTCGTTCGAGACGGACGCGCCCGCCCCGGCCGCGGCGCCGGCGAACCTGGCGTACGTGATCTACACCTCGGGGACCACGGGCCGGCCCAAGGGCGTGATGGTGCCCCACCGCGCGGCGGCCAGGCTGGTGATGGCGCAGGCGGAGAAGCTGGGCTTCGGGCCCGGGGAGCGGGTGCTGCAGTTCGCGCCGCTCGGCTTCGACACCTCGGTGGCGGAGATCTTCACCGCGCTCTGCACGGGCTCGTGCCTGTGCGTGGAGGCGGCCGACGCGCTCCTGCCCGGCCCCCCGCTGGCGCGGCTGCTGGCGGAGCGGCGGATCACCAACGCGAAGTTCACCCCCTCGGCCCTGGCGGCCGTGCCCGCGGCCGAGCTGCCGGAGCTCCGGACGGTGATCGTCGGGGGCGAGGCGTGCCCGGGCGAGCTGGTGGCGAGGTGGGCGCCCGGCCGGCGGTTCTTCAACGTCTACGGCCCCACCGAGGCCACGGTGCGCGCGAGCTGCGCCGAGTGCACGCCCGCGGACCCGGTCCCGCCGATCGGCCGCCCGCTGGCGGGCGCGCGGCTGTACGTGGTCGACGCGGGGATGCGGCCGGTGCCGGCGGGAGTGGCGGGTGAGCTCTTCATCGGCGGCGAGGGAGTGGCGCGCGGCTACCTGGGCCGTCCGGCGCTGACGGCGGAGCGCTTCGTCCCCGATCCCTTCGGCGCCGGGCCCGGGGCCCGGCTGTACCGGTCGGGAGACCGGGTGCGCTGGCGCGC from Longimicrobium sp. encodes:
- a CDS encoding amino acid adenylation domain-containing protein encodes the protein ELLGRVRETALGAYAHQEVPFERLVDELDVERSLGHTPLFQVLFTLQTEDGRGDGPPSPGGPRMEQLATASGTAKFDLDLGMVDDGGLLFGRLEYRAGLFEPATVERMLGHLRVLLGEMASGPERRLSELELLPAAERRLVVEEWNATAAAVPAGAVYELFEAQAARTPDAAALVSRAGETLTYAELDARANRLARHLRGLGVAPDVRVGICLERGVEMVVSTLAVLKAGGAYVPLDPAYPAERLAYMLEDSAAAVLLTDSRLAGQLPPHGAEAVLLDRVADEIGRQPAEPPRVEVHPENLGYVIYTSGSTGRPKGVALPQAALVNLVEWLRGALPGGARTLQFASLSFDVHFEDMFSAWSTGGAVFLITEDEQKDAVALARVLESAGIEQAMFPVVMLQQAAEEAEARGQSLPSLREVMVAGEQLHVTPAVVRLFQALPGRRLHNHYGPSETHVVTAHTLAGDPASWPSHPPIGRPISNTRIYLLDAALKPVPIGVPGELYIGGVALARGYLNRPALTAERFVPDPLAAAPGARLYRTGDLARWRVDGEIEYLGRADHQVKIRGFRVEPGEVESLLGRHPGVREVVVTAREDRPGEKRLVAYLVPSADAPPSAGELRGWLRERVPEYLVPSAFVALEALPLTPTRKVDRRALPAPEAHEEEARAYVAPRTAAEEVLAEIWSAVLGVERVGVEDNFFELGGHSLSATRMVSRVRGAFGVELPLRAVFEAQTVRALAARVEALRSGGAALDAPPVVPVPRDGELPLSFAQQRLWFIDQLEPGSAAYNLSVALRLGGGVDAAGLAWAFTEVARRHEVLRTTFGMGADGEPVQVIHAPAPVRLPVVDLSAVDAAERESVVARLANEEAARPFDLARGPVLRCTLLRLGDADSVLLFTMHHIASDGWSMEILQREVTALYGAYLRGEDARLPDLPVQYADYAVWQRRWLEGEVLDRQVAYWRRRLAGAPAVLELPVDRPRPAVADARGASRGFALSPELSRALRELGRREGATLYMTLLAAWQALLGRYGGQADVVVGTPVAGRTRLETEGLIGFFVNTLVVRTRLEGDPTFREVLARVREGVLEAQAHQDVPFERLVDELDVERSLSHTPLFQVLFTFAQQTLGEGGGPRLGEADAAPPPSDSGTVKFDLTLGMSDLGEQVAGALAYRAELFDAATAERMTGHLVRLLERAAADPDARLSEIDLLDEAGRARVVEEWNATRRDLGADVCLHALFAAQAARTPAAVALVFAGGRLTYAELDARANQLAHHLRRHGVGPEVRVGVCAERSPELVIALLGVLKAGGAYVPVDPANPAERLAYMLEDSGVPVVLTLDRHLDRLPPLAARTLRLDTDWGEVAGEPESAPEVGVTPDHLAYVIYTSGSTGRPKGAMNAHHGIVNRLRWGQEEYGLGADDAVLQKTPVTFDVSGWELFWPLIVGARLVLARPEGHRDPAYLTEVIEREGVTVVHFVPPMLRAFLEAGDPARCGSVRRVFCSGEALGRDLVERTMEAFPGVELHNLYGPTEAAIEVTYHACARGGGAVPIGRPVANTRMYVLDPAGRPQPQGVPGELFIGGVQVGRGYLGRPALTAGTFVPDPYSPGARLYRTGDRARWLSTGELEYLGRIDFQVKVRGFRIELGEIESVLLEHPAVRAAVAVAREDGTGEKWLAAYVVADAWPGAQALRAHLAARLPEYMVPGAIVPLDALPLSPNGKVDRRALPAPTREAARAGSYAAPRTTAEEVLAEIWSELLGLERAGVEDNFFALGGHSLVATRMVSRVRQAFGVELPLRAVFEAQTVRALAGRVEALRSGGATPEAPPVVPVPRGGELPLSFAQQRLWFIDRLEPGSAAYNLPVALRLRGGLDAAGLAWALTEVVRRHEVLRTTFGAGADGEAVQVVHAPAPVRLPVVDLSGVGAAEREALVERLENEEAARPFDLARGPVLRCTLLRLGDAESVVLFTMHHIASDGWSMEILQREVTALYDAYLRGEDARLPDLPVQYADYAVWQRRWLEGEVLDRQVAYWRRRLDGAPAVLELPADRPRPAVASRRGASHGFALSPELSQGLRELSRREGATLFMTLLAAWQALLGRHGAGEDVVVGTPIAGRTRLETENLIGFFVNTLVIRTGLEGDPAFREVVGRVREGVLEAQAHQDVPFERLVDELAAERSLSHTPLFQVLFTLEQAARADDEGLRLGGTEIDAAASASGTAKFDLTLRMGDAGEQLVGSLEYRTELFDPSTAGRLVERLVRLLERAAADPDVRLSEIDLLDEAERRRVLEEWNAADAELPERTLHALFEAQAAATPAAPAVEFAGEALTYAGLDARAGRLARRLRGMGVGPDTVVALCVERSLELPAALLGVLKAGGAYLPLDPSYPPDRLRYMLEDSGARVLVTQRALRDRLDGVLAAAGGAVLCLDADEPGEADSFEADSFETDAPAPAAAPANLAYVIYTSGTTGRPKGVMVPHRAAARLVMAQAEKLGFGPGERVLQFAPLGFDTSVAEIFTALCTGSCLCVEAADALLPGPPLARLLAERRITNAKFTPSALAAVPAAELPELRTVIVGGEACPGELVARWAPGRRFFNVYGPTEATVRASCAECTPADPVPPIGRPLAGARLYVVDAGMRPVPAGVAGELFIGGEGVARGYLGRPALTAERFVPDPFGAGPGARLYRSGDRVRWRADGQLEFLGRIDEQVKVRGYRIEPGEVESVLLEHPAVREAVVAAREDVPGTKWLVAYVVGEGGAKPDPAALRAHLAERLPDYMVPGALVALEALPLTPNGKVDRRALPAPARGAARAGAYVAPRTAAEEVLAGIWSVVLGVERVGAEDNFFELGGHSLIATRVVSRVRGALGVELPLRAVFEAQTIRALAGRVEELQRGGAGVEAPPVVPVPRGGELPLSFAQQRLWFLDRLEPGSAVYNVPVALRLAGELDAAGLAWALTEVVRRHEVLRTTFGAGADGEPVQVVHAPVPVRLPVVDLSALDEAAREALAGRLAREEAARPFDLARGPVLRGTLLRVGAEESVLLFTMHHIASDAWSMEILQREVTALYGARVRGEDAHLPELPVQYADYAVWQRRWLEGEVLDRQLGYWKERLAGAPAVLELPTDRPRPAVADPRGGSASFTLPDEVSRALRELSRREGATLFMTLFAGVAALLSRYAGQPDVVVGTPIANRSRGETEDLIGFFLNTLALRIDLSGDPSVRELLGRVRETALGAYAHQEVPFERLVDELDVERSLGHTPLFQVLFT